One window from the genome of Pseudonocardia hierapolitana encodes:
- a CDS encoding putative protein N(5)-glutamine methyltransferase yields MTSTPLPAPATNVIARLRAAGCVFAEDEARLLVETARTPAELADMVERRVAGLPLEHVLGWAEFAGLRISVDPGVFVPRRRTELLAREAAALARPGAVVVDLCCGSGAVGVAVAVTVPGIELHAADVDPAAVRCARRNVAAVGGQVYEGDLDAPLPPTLSGRVDVLLANAPYVPTDAVGLMPPEARLHEPRVALDGGADGLDIQRRLASAAPRWLRPGGHLLIETSERQAAHTAAAITAAGLTARVVQDAELDATAVIGRRPAGLRTGPASRGGPSPG; encoded by the coding sequence GTGACCTCCACCCCGCTTCCCGCCCCCGCCACCAACGTCATCGCCCGGCTGCGGGCGGCAGGCTGCGTCTTCGCCGAGGACGAGGCCCGGCTCCTCGTCGAGACCGCCCGCACGCCCGCCGAGCTCGCCGACATGGTCGAGCGGCGCGTCGCCGGGCTCCCGCTCGAGCACGTACTGGGCTGGGCCGAGTTCGCCGGCCTGCGCATCTCGGTCGACCCCGGCGTCTTCGTCCCCCGCCGCCGCACGGAGCTCCTCGCCCGGGAGGCTGCGGCACTGGCCCGGCCGGGCGCCGTCGTCGTCGACCTCTGCTGCGGGTCCGGCGCCGTCGGCGTCGCGGTGGCCGTCACCGTGCCGGGCATCGAGCTGCACGCCGCCGACGTCGACCCCGCCGCCGTCCGCTGCGCCCGGCGCAACGTCGCCGCCGTCGGCGGGCAGGTGTACGAGGGCGACCTCGACGCCCCGCTGCCCCCGACGCTGAGCGGGCGGGTGGACGTCCTTCTCGCGAACGCGCCCTACGTGCCCACCGACGCGGTCGGGCTGATGCCGCCCGAGGCGCGGCTGCACGAGCCACGCGTGGCCCTCGACGGCGGCGCGGACGGCCTCGACATCCAGCGTCGCCTGGCCTCCGCGGCTCCCCGCTGGCTCCGCCCCGGTGGGCACCTCCTGATCGAGACGAGCGAGCGCCAGGCCGCGCACACGGCCGCGGCGATCACGGCCGCGGGCCTCACCGCGCGGGTCGTGCAGGATGCGGAGCTCGACGCCACGGCGGTGATCGGTCGCCGTCCCGCCGGCCTCCGGACGGGTCCAGCTAGTCGCGGTGGGCCGTCTCCAGGCTGA
- a CDS encoding DUF1992 domain-containing protein: MANEAYWARYESTIDKQIRMAEERGDFADLPGKGKPLSGLDEPYDENWWVRRWVQREGVPSEGLLPTPLQLRKEAERLPETVRDLPTEEAVRAAVGELNRRIAEWVRAPSGPAVPVRKVDAEAIVQGWRAARSPAPRAPVAGATTRRRWWRRK, translated from the coding sequence ATGGCGAACGAGGCCTACTGGGCTCGCTACGAGTCCACGATCGACAAGCAGATCCGCATGGCGGAGGAGCGCGGCGACTTCGCCGACCTGCCGGGCAAGGGCAAGCCCCTGTCCGGCCTCGACGAACCGTACGACGAGAACTGGTGGGTCAGGCGCTGGGTCCAGCGCGAGGGCGTGCCGTCCGAGGGCCTGCTGCCCACCCCGCTGCAGCTGCGCAAGGAGGCCGAGCGGCTCCCCGAGACGGTGCGTGACCTGCCCACCGAGGAGGCCGTGCGCGCCGCGGTCGGCGAGCTGAACCGGCGCATCGCGGAGTGGGTGCGCGCACCGTCGGGGCCGGCCGTTCCGGTGCGGAAGGTCGACGCCGAGGCGATCGTGCAGGGCTGGCGGGCGGCGCGTTCACCCGCACCGCGGGCACCGGTGGCCGGCGCGACCACCCGCAGACGGTGGTGGCGCCGGAAGTAA
- a CDS encoding PQQ-binding-like beta-propeller repeat protein, translating to MGADDPYQVGPFRILARLGSGGMGQVYLGVGLHRELVAVKLIHRAFASDPGFRARFRHEVAVGMRVRGPWTAAVVAADPDAPVPWLASEYVPGAGLDRAVVETGPLPPQSLHVLAAGLAAALATVHATGLVHRDVKPANVLLAGDGPRLIDMGISRAADATQLSTTGALVGTPAFMSPEQAEGMETGPASDVFSLGALLAFAALGRSPFGDANPFVQLRRIVDDPADLLGLVGPLRGPVEACLAKNPADRPTAADLTAHFGPVPAPPPGAPSGSWLPASVAAMLPPPPDVPTLIAAGQARKPIIAAGATPRGRAVGRRALLVGGSGLLGLAALGGAFAIARTVLPTPRPLETPQPQTLTVAPAPTTAPSAGSAVVAWTVQGPPTTSALLTDGRTVYAGGSGAVVALDATTGQKRWEYAAPPGGVGFDPSRVKFAIADGTVYVATNGAAIALDATTGRERWRLVSDLTEGYRSLAGIDVIAGPGVAYFAHGPSLFSMDPATADTRWTHVVDGNFAASPEIDGDHVLISNGNGVDALLAATGQLVWRREPDGDNATELGVAHGIAFLTVNVGGVVALDTPTGAVRWEARVGSGDLAGAEPDRPVVVDDAVIVRGRDEQLHAYEISDGTLRWSLPDRTRGGGTAKVAPFAFRDSTGGLVYTGDDRGRIYAFDVAAGTRQWAYAPTRGFSAVQVITAADRVAFTAGSDGRISAIRPE from the coding sequence TTGGGAGCCGATGACCCCTACCAGGTCGGCCCGTTCCGGATCCTGGCCCGGCTGGGGTCCGGCGGGATGGGCCAGGTCTACCTCGGGGTCGGTCTGCACCGCGAGCTCGTCGCGGTCAAGCTGATCCACCGCGCGTTCGCGTCCGACCCGGGCTTCCGGGCCAGGTTCCGGCACGAGGTCGCGGTGGGCATGCGGGTGCGCGGCCCCTGGACGGCGGCCGTGGTCGCCGCCGACCCGGACGCGCCGGTCCCGTGGCTCGCCTCCGAGTACGTCCCCGGAGCCGGCCTCGACCGGGCGGTGGTCGAGACCGGCCCGCTGCCGCCGCAGTCGTTGCACGTCCTCGCGGCCGGGCTCGCCGCGGCGCTGGCCACCGTCCACGCCACCGGTCTCGTGCACCGCGACGTCAAGCCCGCGAACGTGCTGCTCGCGGGCGACGGGCCGCGCCTGATCGACATGGGCATCTCCCGCGCCGCCGACGCCACTCAGCTCAGCACGACCGGAGCCCTCGTCGGCACGCCCGCGTTCATGTCCCCCGAACAGGCCGAGGGCATGGAGACCGGCCCGGCGTCGGACGTGTTCTCCCTCGGGGCACTGCTGGCCTTCGCCGCGCTCGGGCGCAGCCCGTTCGGCGATGCGAACCCCTTCGTCCAGCTCCGGCGCATCGTCGACGACCCCGCCGACCTGCTCGGGCTGGTCGGCCCGCTGCGCGGCCCGGTGGAGGCGTGCCTGGCCAAGAACCCTGCCGACCGCCCGACCGCGGCCGATCTCACCGCGCACTTCGGCCCGGTCCCCGCGCCGCCGCCCGGGGCGCCATCGGGCTCGTGGTTGCCGGCGTCCGTGGCCGCGATGCTTCCCCCGCCGCCGGACGTCCCGACCCTCATCGCGGCGGGCCAGGCCCGGAAGCCGATCATCGCCGCGGGGGCCACGCCCCGCGGGCGGGCCGTCGGCCGGCGCGCACTCCTCGTCGGAGGCTCCGGCCTGCTCGGACTCGCGGCGCTGGGCGGAGCCTTCGCCATCGCCCGGACCGTGCTCCCCACGCCACGCCCGCTGGAGACCCCGCAGCCGCAGACGTTGACCGTCGCGCCGGCGCCGACCACCGCCCCTTCCGCCGGATCCGCGGTGGTGGCCTGGACCGTGCAGGGCCCGCCCACGACCAGCGCGCTCCTCACCGACGGCCGCACCGTGTATGCGGGCGGCAGCGGCGCGGTCGTCGCGCTGGACGCGACCACCGGGCAGAAGCGCTGGGAGTACGCGGCACCGCCCGGCGGGGTCGGGTTCGATCCGTCCCGGGTGAAGTTCGCGATCGCCGACGGCACCGTCTACGTCGCCACCAACGGCGCCGCGATCGCCCTCGACGCGACGACCGGTCGGGAACGGTGGCGCCTCGTGTCGGACCTGACCGAGGGATACCGGTCCCTCGCCGGTATCGACGTGATCGCGGGCCCGGGTGTCGCCTACTTCGCCCACGGCCCGTCCCTCTTCTCGATGGACCCGGCCACGGCCGACACCCGCTGGACCCACGTCGTCGACGGCAACTTCGCCGCCTCCCCCGAGATCGACGGCGACCACGTGCTGATCAGCAACGGCAACGGCGTTGACGCGCTCCTCGCCGCCACCGGGCAGCTGGTGTGGCGCCGCGAGCCGGACGGCGACAACGCCACCGAGCTGGGCGTGGCGCACGGGATCGCGTTCCTCACCGTCAACGTCGGCGGGGTGGTCGCGCTCGACACGCCCACCGGCGCCGTGCGCTGGGAGGCCCGGGTCGGCAGCGGAGACCTCGCCGGTGCCGAACCCGATCGGCCGGTCGTGGTCGACGACGCCGTCATCGTGCGCGGCCGCGACGAGCAGCTGCACGCGTACGAGATCAGCGACGGGACGTTGCGCTGGTCGCTCCCGGACCGGACGAGAGGCGGCGGCACCGCCAAGGTCGCGCCGTTCGCCTTCCGCGACTCGACCGGCGGCCTGGTCTACACCGGCGACGACCGCGGCCGCATCTACGCGTTCGATGTCGCGGCCGGCACCCGGCAGTGGGCGTACGCGCCCACCCGGGGCTTCTCCGCCGTGCAGGTGATCACGGCAGCCGATCGGGTCGCGTTCACCGCGGGATCCGACGGCCGGATCTCGGCCATCAGGCCGGAATGA